The nucleotide sequence TGGCGGCGGGAGGAGAGCATTCGCAGGGGGTAGCGTCAATGGGCGGGAGCGGGGCGCTGCCCCGCTCCCCGGCAAGGGCTATCCGCCCCTGCTCCCAGACCAGGCACGGCCTGGACCGAAGGTGGAAGCACTGCCCGTCGCGCAGTTCTTCCAGCGTGCCCGTGGCAAGAAGGCAGGGCACCGCCGAGCCCGCTTCCGCTCCCGATCAGCCCGTCGTCCCCTCCGCCGGCGCCTCCTACTTCCCATTCCCCTTCCGCGTCGCCCGCGCCGCCGCCTCGGCCCGCAGCTTCGCCATTGCATCCAAGAGCGGCGCGAGCAGCGCCTTCCCCTCCTGGATCTTCGCCGTCTCCGACCGCTCCGCCCGGCTCGACACATACCGCCCGGAGCCGCACCATCAGCTCCACCCAATCCGTCTCCGCGTCGCGGCCTCCGCCGACGTGCGTGCGCTTGTCCGTGAGCGCCTTCTCCACCTCGGGCGAGCAGCATGTCACTCTTGTCGTGAGGTTGTCCTTGATCTTCCTGGCGATGTCGCGCTTCTCGAAGCGCGGGATCTGATTCAAGCTGACGCCCATGGGTCCTCGCAGGTCCACTACATACGCCAGCAAACACAGCATCCTGCCCTTTCGCGAGGAAGGAAGCGCATGAATTCGGCGGAAACGAAGGTCGGAACGTCCCTGGCTGCGTCATCGTCGAGCGAGGAGGAGGGCAGAGACGTTCCGCGGTGCGTCATCGTCGCGCGAGGAGGGAGCGGGGAACGTCCCCGGCTGCGTCATGGCGAGCCGAGGAGGCTTCAAGGCGCGGGCCGCGGTGCGTCATGGCGAAGCTAGGAGGGAGCGGGGAAACATTCGAGCTGCGTCATAGCGAAGTGAGAAGGACGGGGGGAGCGCTTCGCGTGGCTTCGTCGTCCGGCAAGAAGGTCAATAGGAACGCCGTGAGGTGTGTTCTCGCTCGAGCAGGAGGTGGAGGGAAGGTTCTGGGCTCCGTCCTAGCGAGGCGAGAAGAGCGATCGGAGCGACCCTCTGCCGCTGCCGCTGGCGGCTTCCGCCACCTCATCCTGCTTCCATGTGCTGGACGCTCTAGGCGCATGCGGTTCAGCGTATACCGACTCACAACCGCCTCGACACGATGTCTTCCCCCGGCTCGAGCCATCTGGTAATCTCATAGACTTCACGGGACCAGATGCCAGTGTACTGCGCAGCTTCACCGCTGGAGAGCGGGAGGGATATATCGTGTCGCTTATGGAGGGGTCGGTTGTCGCCGGGCGGTTCCTGATCGAACGTTTTGCTGGGAAGGGGGGGATGGGCGAAGTATTCCGGGCTCGCGACACGCGTACCGGTGCGAGGGTCGCTCTGAAGCTCCTCCACGCCCACGTGGACGGCTTCGAGGAAAACGAGCGCTTCGAGCGGGAGGCAAGGCTGCTCTCCGAGCTCCGGCATCCCGCGATCGTCTCCTATGTCGCGCATGGGAAAGCCCGTGACGGCAGGCCCTTCCTCGCAATCGAGTGGTTACCCGGGCGAGACCTTAGCCAGCGTCTCGCCGAGGGACCGCTCAGCGTGCGCGATTGCGTGACACTTCTGGCGAGGACCGCGGACGCGCTCGCCAATGTCCACCGCCGCGGCGTCGTGCACCGCGATATCAAGCCAAGCAATCTGTTCCTCCGCGACGGCCGCGTCGATCGTGTCACGCTGCTCGACTTTGGCATTGCACGCCTGGCTCTCCCCCAGAGCTTCCTCACACATACTGGCCACATCATCGGCACGCCTGCCTACATGGCCCCAGAGCAGGCGCGCGGCGAGGGCGAGCTCTGGCCCAGCACGGACGTGTTCTCACTCGGGTGTGTCGCATTCGAATGCTTGACTGGAAAACCTCCGTTTTTTGCCCGTGAGATCATCGCGATTCTCGCGAAGATTCTTTTCGAGGAGGTCCCCAGCATCGAGGCACTCCGTCCCGCCACGCCGCCAGCCTTCACCGCGCTGCTCGCGCGCATGCTGGACAAGGACCCATCGCGTCGTCCGATCGACGGGGCGGCGCTCCGCGACGAGCTCGCCGCGCTGGAAATGCCCTTGGGAGACGATACGGTCTTGGTGCCCGTGAACACGCCACCCCCAGTCTCCGCGGCGCTCAGTGGAGATGTCATGCAGTTGCTCTGCATCGTGTTTGCGATCCCGGTCGACGAGCCGGAGTTCGCCATGCCGCTGACGAGCAACGCGGATGGATCGACGGGACGGGCGTTTCGTGATGCCCTGCGTGACCGCCTGATTCGCCTGGGGGGACGCGTCGAATGGTTGGCTGACGGCTCGCTGGCGGTCATCGTGCCCCCCGCACAGAGCGCCATCGATCAGGCGTCCCAGGCGGCGCGCTGCGCCCTCGCCGTAAAGGAGGAATGGCCCAGGGCTCGCGTCGGCCTGACGACGGGGCGCGGCGTCGTCAAAGAGAGGCTCCCGATCGGGGATGCCATCGAGCGCGCCGTCTCGCTGCTGCGCATGCAGGGCCGCGCGGAGCCGGAGAGCGGGCAAATAGTAATGGAATCCGGTGTCTCGCTCGACGATCTGTCCGCCAAGCTGCTCGAACCGCGTTTCGAGATCACCACCACGGAGGGCAAGCCCGTGCTGAGCGGCGAGCGCACGAGCACGACCGATGAGTCGCGCCCTCTTCTCGGCCGACCGACCCCGTGCGTAGGCCGCGAGCAGGAGCTATCCATGCTCGACCTGTTATGGTCCGGCTGCGTCGAAGAATCGGAGGCGCGCGTCGTGATCGTCACTGCGGCGCCGGGAGCAGGTAAATCACGCCTACGGCACGAATTCCTCCGCCGCATGGAGGCGCGCGGCACTCCGATCACGATCATCCTCGGGCGGGGAGATCTGTTCAGCCACGGCTCCCCCTATGGCATCTTGAGCCAGTCGCTGCGGGGCTTCTGCGGCCTCGCGGGTGGCGAGCCGCTCGAGGTCCAGCGGGCGAAGCTCCGAGAGCGGGTGAGTCGACACGTACCCGCGAGCGAGGCGCTGCGTGTCTCCGAGTTCCTCGGCGAGCTCTGCAACGTGCCGTTTTCGTCGGAAGACAGCATGCGGCTCCGGGCAGCGCGCAGTGATCCCAAGCTCATGCACGATCAAATCAACTGGGCGTTCATCGATTTCGTACGCGCCGAGAGCGCTCATCAGCCCTTGTTGTTCATCCTAGAAGATCTGCATTGGGGCGACGCGCTGACGGAGAAGCTCGTCCATCGGGCCCTCGGCGAGCTCGCGGATCGGCCGTTCATGGTACTTGCGCTGGCGCGCCCCGAGGTGCACGAAATTTTCCCGAAGCTGTGGGAGGAGCACCGCCCGCAGCTCCTGCGCATGCGAGGTCTCGGCAAGAAGGCCTGCGAGCGGCTCATTCGTCAGGTGCTCGGGGCAGCGCTATCGGACGAGCAGGTGGCGCGCATGATCGAGCAGGCGGACGGTAACGCGCTCTTCCTCGAGGAGATGATACGAGCGGCGGCGGATGGGAAGTCGGACTCCGCTCCGGAGACCGTCATGGCGATGCTCCAAGCACGCCTCTCGCGACTCGATGTGCGGGAGCGCCATGTCGTGCTCGCGGCCAGCGTGCTCGGACGGAGGTTCGTCTGCGAGGGCGTGGCGCGCGTGCTCGGGCCCCACCGCTCGAACCAGGAAATCGAGCTCGCGTTATCGTTTCTCGTCGAAAAGGAGCTACTCGTAGCGCGGTACGACGACCCTTCGCCGCAGTCGACCGAGTATACTTTCCGCCACGCGCTCGTGCGCGACGCGGCATACGAGCTCTTGACGCCGGAGGACCGAGTGCTCGGCCACCGGGCCGTGGCGTGTTACCTTGAGGCGCTCGGCGACGCGGATCCATCGGTCATCGCTGACCATTTCCAGCTCGGCGGAGACCTCACGAGCGCAGTCCCGCACTACCTCCGAGCGGCGAAGCAATGTTGCGAGCGTTTCGAGCTCTCGGCGATGAATCGCGCTATCGATCGAGCCGTTCTCGCAGGGGCGTCCGGCGAGGCGCTGGGATCGCTGCGCGCGCTGCAATGCTATGTCTGCTACATGAGCGCGCGACACGACGAGGGGATACGTCCAGGCATGGATGCGCTCGACCTGCTGCCGGCGGGGAGCAACACGTGGTACAAGACGCTGCACGCCCTCTTCTCGCTGACGAGCCAGGTGGGAGACACGAAGCTCTGCGGAGAGCTCTTGACGTTGTTCGACCAGGTGGAGCCCGAGCCCGAGGGCCGGGGAGGGCTCCTGGAGGCCGCCTCCGGGGTGGTCTGCATGTTCGCCCTCGGGGGAGCGCGCGCCCCCGTCGAGCGGCTGCTTCAGCGCGTGATGCCGATCGACGCGGAGATCCGAGCGCAATACCCCGAAGCGCACGCGAATTTCAGCATCGGGTTGGCCATCTATGCCGAGCACATCGCGCCCGATCCGTGGATGCACATGGTCACGTCGGCGGAGGCCGCGTCGTTCTTCGAAAAGAGCGGAGCCTTGCGGGAGTTCGTGATCGTCGGCGCACAGCAGGCGATGGCTGAGGCGCGGCTCGGGGCGACAGCAGACAGCTTGGCGACCCTCCGCCGGGTCGTCGATGCCGCCGCGAAGGTCAAGGAGGCAATTCCACTCTGCGTGAGCGAGTGGGCGCAGGCGCGGGCGATGCTCTTCTCGAGCGAGCCGATGCCGATGGAAGTCGCGCTCGAGCACGCGCAGGCCGCCCTGAAACACGGCCACGAAGCGCCGTTTTACGAGTCACACGCGAGGCTGGTGCTCGCAAAGTGCCTCACCGGGCTCGAGAGGTACGACGAGGCCGAGCAGGAGGCGCGGAGGGCCGCGGAAGGGCTCCGCGGCCTGGCGCTCTCGCGCGTGGACACCCTGACGGCCCTCGTTCACGTGCTCATTGCGCAGGGGCGCACGACAGAGGCGCGCGCCTGCGCCGAGGAGGGGCTCCAGATCATCGAGACCGTCGGGAGCGCCGGCGGACTCGAAGTTCCCATGCGCCTCGCCGTGGCGGTGGCGAGGCGAGAGACCGGCGACATCGGCGGGGCCCGCGAAGCGTTACGGGATACGCTCGCGCAGATCGAGCTGCGCGCGGAGAAGATACCGGATCCGGTGTTGCGCGAGCGGTATCGCAATCATGGTGGAGAAAATCGCCGCGCGCGCGAGCTGTCGAGAATCCTCTCGGCGGATTGACACGCGTAGACGACGCTGCGTGTGCTTACGCTCAAAGTGCAACCCTCGTCCCGCGCTCGAACTGTCCGCCAAGTTCGGATCTCTCCCAGCGATCCTCTCGATGAGGGGTCGATCGTGACGCCGGGCAGCAGCAGCAGCCCCCCAGAAACCTGTTTACACCCCTCCCCCTCTCGCCGATAATCGACCAATGGGCCAAGCCAAAATTCAGGTCTTCTACCCCGTCCCCCGCGGGCGCGTCGTCCTCCGGACGGAATCCGACTGGAATCGCTCCGTCGAGCCGAATTACGTCAGCGACGATCGCACCATCACCGAGTTCGTCATCGACGCCGACCAGAAGTATTTTTACTTCAAGCCCTGCCTCGACGACGAGCGCGGCTTCACCTGGTCCCAGGGCGACAACTACCTCGCCACCACCAGCGACACCACCATCCGCCGGTGTTATCCGCACTTCTTCTGCCCGCCGCGCGGCACGTTCTCCCCCGTCGTCACGGTCCCCGAGGGGAACGCGGAGGCGAACCACCACGTGCGGGTCTACTTCCCGCCCGGATACGACGAGAACACCCTCAAGCGGTATCCCGTGCTCTACATGCACGACGGGACGAACCTCTTCTTCGGCGACGAGGCCTTCGGCGGCAACGAGTGGCGCGTCGACGAGAACGTCGAGCTGCTCCATTCGATGAACCTCATCGACAAGGTCATCGTCGTCGGCGTCTACGCCAAGGACCGCATGTACGAGTACACGAAGCCCGGATACGAGCGGTACGGCGATTTCATGGTGAACCAGCTCAAGCCGTTCATCGACAGCCGCCTGCGCACGCTCTCCGACCCGCAGAACACCGCCGTCATGGGCTCCTCGCTCGGCGGCGTGGTCTCGTTTTTCCTCGGGTGGCATTACCCGCACGTCTTCGGCAAGGCCGCCTGCCTCTCGAGCACCTTCGGCTATCGTGACGACCTGATCGAGCGCGTGGCGAGCGAACCCAAGCGAGACGTGCGGTTCTACATCGACAGCGGATGGCCGCGGGACAACTACGAGCGGACCACGGCCATGCGCGACCAGCTCCTCGCCAAGGGCTTCCAGTTCGGCAAGGATCTGCTCTACTTCGCCTTCCCCGGCGACCTGCACAACGAGCACTCCTGGGCGGCGCGGAGCCACGTGCCCTTCCAGTACTTCTTCGGCAAGGCCGCGCGCGCTTGACCCCCTCACGAGGGCCGCGCCTGCTCGCCGAGCGCGCGGCCCGCCCTTTGCTGCGGAGAACACCATGCCGCTCGGAATTCTCCTCGTCATGTTGCTGATCGTCGCTGCCCTCGTCCTGGGAATCTGGGCGACGTTCAGCGTGCTCGGCGTGCTCGTCACCCTCGCCATCGCCGCGCTCGTCGGCTGGCTGGCCGATCGAATCGTGCCCGGCCGCCTGCCCTACGGCTGGGCGGGCGCCATGGTGGCAGGCCTGCTCGGGAGCTTCATCGGCTCCATGCTCCTCGGCCGCGTCGGCCCCGAAATCGCACGAATCCCCATCATCCCCGCGTTCGTCGGCGCCGTGATCGTCGCCTTCGTCGTGCAGATGGTCCTCAAGCGAGGCGTCGGGCGCCGCGACCGCGGGCCGGAGACGCGGGTCTAGTCGGGCAGGGATGAACGAGAAGCGTGCAGCGCGATCTCTGTCCCGCTGGCACCACCGTTGCTGACGAATGATTGGCGAGCGAAAGGAGTCCCATTCATGATCCGACGCTACCTGGTTCACTTCGCGGCGTGCGCTGCCTCCGCCCTGCTCTTCGGCTGCGGGGAGGGCTCCACGGCGGACGCGATCGATCGCGACACGGGCCATTTCACCGTGAACTGGACGATCAGCAACCAGCGCGCCGCGAATTATTGCACCGCGTACGACGCGACGGGTGCGCTGATCCAGATCCGCAACGACCAGGAGGAGTTCGTCGCGGATATCCGGGTGCCGTGCACCCAGTTCGAGGCGAGCATCGAGCTGCCCGTGGACAATTACCACGCGACGATCGTCCTCGTGAAGGAGGACGGCGAGGCCGTCGGCAACAGGATCGACCTCGGGACGTTCAAGGTCGAGGCCGGCGACGACATCGCGCGCGAGGCGACGTTCGCGATGCCGCCGCCCCGGGATTGACCTCGAACCAAAGAAAGGCGTTTTGCAGGGCCGCAGGGGCGGAGATCGCGCCTGCGGCTCTTTGTCCCTACCCCCCGCGCTTCCGCGCTTGCCGCGGGAGCAAGACGGTGAACGTCGTCCCCTCCTCGTTCGTCGAGCGCACCTCGATCCGGCCGCCGTGGGCCTCCACGATCGATTTCACGATGTAAAGCCCGAGCCCCACGCTCCGGGCCCGCGAATCCCCCGGCAATACGCCCCGATGCATGGGCGCGAAGAGGTGCGGCCGGATCTCGTCCGGGATCGCCGGGCCTTCGTTGTGCACCGACACGGCGAGCTCCTCGGCCCTGCCCTCGGTCTTCACCGTGATCGGGGTCCCGGGCGGGCTGTACTGGACCGCGTTGCTCGTGATGTTCGTGATCACCTGCGCGATCCGGTCGGTGTCGAAGGCGCCGCGACCGTCGCCCGCTTGCTGCGAGGGGAACTCCCGATCCGGATAGACCAGCCGCACCTCTTCGAGCACGCCGGCCACGAAGGAATGGAGCTCCACCTCCCGCGGCGAGATCGGGATCCCGCGGCCGAGGCGCGCCGACGTGAAATCGAGCAGGTCGCGGATCAAGCGGCTGGCGCGCTCGGCCGAGGCGAGGATCCGCGCCGCCGTCTTCGTCGCCCGCTCGTCGAGATCCTCGCGCCGCAAGAGCACCGTGGCCGCGAGGGTGATGGCGCTGAGCGGGTTGCGCAGATCGTGCGAGACGATGCCGATGAGCTGCTGCTCGAACTCGAGGCGGCGCAGATCCTCGGCCTCGCGGCGCTTGCGCTCGGTGATGTCGGAGACGAGCGAGACGAAGCCGATCACCCGCCCCGCCGCCGTCACCTGCGGGACGAACGTCACCTCCACGAAGCCCCGGCGCCCGCCCCGAAAGACGAACGGGTGCTCGTGCCGGACCGTCTCTCCACGCATCACGCGTTCGAAGAGCGGCTTCGCCGTGCGGTAGTTCTCCTCGCCGATGACCTCGACGATACGTTTCCCCGCGAGTGACTCCGGCGGGACCCCGAACCAGGCCTCGTAGGCCTTGTTCGTCAGCCGATAGCGCTCGTCGGCGCCGACGATGTTGATGAGGTCCGGCAGGCTGTCGACGACGAGCCGGAGCCTCTGCTCGCTCTCCGAGAGCGCGGCACGGCTGCGGCGCAGCGCCTCCTCGGCGCTCCTGCGCTCGGTGATGTCCTCCCCGACGACGCCGACCCCCCAGATCGCGCCGTCCGCGCCGCGCACGGGGAAATACCTGACGAGCCGATGAAGCATCCGGCCGCTCCCGGGCGGCAGCTCCATCGTGAACTCGCGCCCCACGACGGGCTCGCCGGTCTCGAGCACCCGCCGAAGCACACGCTCGACCTCCTCGAGCTGCGCCGGATCGACGAATGCGCGGATCGGCTTGCCCGGGAACTCGCCGCGCCGACGGCCGTGCAGCTCCGCCAGCGCCGTGTTCACCAGCACGTAACGAAGCTCGGTGTCGACGAAGGCGAGGCCGAGGGGCGAGGACTCCGTGAAGCTCGACAGCATGGCGAGGGCCTTGTGGGTCTCGTCGCGGCTCCGCTCGAGCGCCAGGATCGCGGCCGCGCGCGCCGCGAGCGTGCGCACGAGCAGCCGGTCCTCGTCGGACAGGGCCCGCACCTTCTCCGACCCCACGACGATCACGGCGGCGACGCGGCTCTCGATCAAGAGCGGGACCGCATACGCCGAGCGGAGCCGCTCCTTGTTGATGCCCGCGCTCGTGATGCGTGGATCCTCCCGCGTGTCGACGCTCTCGAGCGGCGCCGCCGCGAGCGCCGCGCGGCCGGCCAGGCACTCGCCGAGGCGAATACGCGCGCCGAGCGACTCTTCCTGCGCAGGCCCGACGGCCGCGCGGACGACGAGCTCCTCCTCCTCGACCACGTACATGGACGCCGAATCCACGATGGGCGAGGTCTCTCGCAGGCCGACGAGGAAGCTCTGCAAGAAATTGTGGAGGCCTTCGCTGTTCAGGGCGGCATTCGAGACGGCGTCGAGCGCGCGCAAGGTCCGCTCGCGCGTGGCCGTGTAAGTCGCGACGGCCGCGCCGATCGCCGCGTCGATGGCCTGGTCGAAGGCGAGGACGTCGCGGACGGGCGTGAGCTCCCCGCTCTCCCGCGACCAGATATCGAGGACGCACCGGCGGAGGACGCCATACTCCGTCACCACCTCCTGGAGATCGAAGCCCACTTCGAGGCGCGCGAGGGCGTGGAGATCCGGGGCGCGCAAATGCACAGCGGAGCCCTCGCCTTCCAGGGTCCGGGCGAGCCCGTCGAGGATGTCGGGGATGTGATCACGCAGGGCGAGCTCCGGCAGCGCCCGGGCGATCGGCAAGGCGCGGACACGCGAGGACCATTCCTGTACGATCCGCTCGCCGCTCGACCGGAGAAACGCCCCGAGCCGCAGCCCCGAGGGCCGATCGGGCCCCGCTTCATCCGCCATCACTTCCTTGTTCTTTGATGCAGCACGAGCGGAGGCGGAAGCGGGGGCGAAGGCGATGGCGGGCCACCGCTCGCTCGCCTCCTGGCCGGATGGCCTTAGGTTCGCCGCGATGACGGACGAAACCGGAAGGGCTGCCCAGCCCGGCGCGCCCGCGGCCCACGGCCCCCGCGCGGCCCTGCTCCTCGGCGCGCTCGGCGTCGTCTTCGGGGATATCGGCACGAGCCCGCTCTACGCCATCAAAGAATGCTTCAGCCCGGCCGCCTCGCACCGGGTCGCGCCGACGCCGGAGAACATCCTGGGCATCCTGTCGCTGGTCTTCTGGACGCTGCTGATGGTGGTGTCGGTCAAATACCTCGGGTTCATCCTGAAGGCCGACAACCAGGGATCGGGCGGGACGATGGCGCTGCTCGCGCTCGTGCCGCCCCGAAGAGGGCCAGGGACGGGGCCGCTCGTCTTGCTCGTGCTGCTCGGCGCGTCGCTTCTTTATGGCGAGGGCGTGATCACGCCGGCCATTTCGGTGCTCTCGGCCATGGAGGGGCTCGAGGTCGCCTACCACCCCTTGAAGCCGCTCATCGTGCCGCTCACGGTGGTGATCTTGATCGGGCTCTTCCTCGTGCAGAAGCGCGGAACGGGGAACATCGGCAACGTCTTCGGGATCGTCACGCTCCTCTGGTTTCTGACCATCGCGACGCTCGGGGCCCGCTGGATCCTCGTCAATCGAAGCGTGCTCGCCGCGGTGGATCCGCGGTATGGCCTCCATTTCTTCCTGGAGCACCGGGGCCACGGGTTCTTGCTGCTCGGCGCCGTGGTCCTCTGCATCACGGGCTGCGAGGCGCTGTATGCGGACATGGGGCATTTCGGACGCGCTCCGATCCGGAGGGTCTGGTTCGTCGTCGTATGGCCGGCGCTGCTCCTCAATTATTTCGGGCAGGGCGCATTCTTGCTCCAGCACCCCGAGGGCGCGACGAACCCGTTTTACGCGCTCGCCCCCTCCTGGGCCCTCTATCCGACGATCGCCATCGCCACCGCGGCCACGATCGTCGCCTCGCAGGCCTTGATCTCGGGGGCATTCTCGCTCACCCAGCAGGCGGTCCAGCTCGGGTATTTCCCGCGCGTGACCATCGTGCATACGTCGAAGCACACCGAAGGGCAGATCTACATCCCCGAGATCAACCGCGCGCTCCTCGTGGCCTGCGTGCTGCTCGTCCTGCTCTTCCGGACGTCGAGCGCGCTCGCGGCGGCCTACGGCATCGCGGTCACGGCCACGATGACCATCACCACGGTCGTGTATTTCGTGGTCGTCACGCAGCGCTGGGGCTGGCCGCTCTGGAAGGCCTTGCCGCCGGTGTTGACGTTCCTGGTGATCGATCTGTCGTTTTTCACGGCAAACGCGGCCAAGTTCTTCCACGGCGGCTGGTTCCCCGTCGTCCTGGCCGTCGGCATCTTCACGGTGATGACGACCTGGAAGACCGGGCGTCGTTTCCTCGGCGAGGCCTTCAAGGCGGACCTCTCGCCGCTCGATCAATTTCTGGAGGACGTGGCGAACCAAAAACCCTTCCGCGTGAAGGGGACCGCGGTCTTCATGGCCTCGAACCCGCACGGGACGCCGCCCGTCCTCTTGCACCATTTCAAGCACAACCAGGTCCTGCACGAGCAGGTGGTGCTCCTGTCGATCACGAGCGAGCGCGTCCCCGAGATCCCCCCCGAGGAGCGCGTCAGCATCATCGACAAAGGGAACGGCTTTTATCGGGTGCGGGCGCGTTACGGGTTCATGCAATCGCCCCACGTGCCGAGCGTGCTGCTCGCCTGCAAGGCGCACGGGCTCGTGATCGACCTGAAGCGCACGAGTTATTACCTCGGCCGCGAGACGCTCCTGCCCACGGGGCGGTCGAAGATGATGCGGTGGCGGAAAGGCCTCTTCGCCTTCATTTCCCGGAACGCGCGCCCGGCGACCGCGTACTTCGGGCTGCCGCCAGGGCGCGTCGTGGAGTTCGGGATGCAGATCAACCTGTGAAGCGCCGCGGCGCGCCCCCCTCCCCAGGCTCCGCGCTCTGCGCTAGAACGACGGGCCCATGCCGTCCACGCACGATTTCGTCGACACCTACCTGCGCGAGACCGCCGAGATCGCCCTCGGCACGAGCCGCGAAGACCTCACGGCCGTCATCGAGGTCCTCTTCGAGGCCTGGAGAAACGACCACACCATCTACACCTGCGGCAACGGCGGCAGCGCGGCGAACGCGAGCCACCTGGCCTGCGACATCTCGAAGTTCACCTGGGCGGAAGGCAAGAAGCGCTTCAAGTGCCGCTCGCTCTGCGACAACGCAGCGCTGATCAGCGCGCTCACGAACGACGTGGGCTTCAACAGGATCTTCCTCGAGCAGCTCGACGGCTCGATGGCGCCCGGCGACGTGCTCGTCTGCCTGAGCGTCCACGGCGGCTCGGGCGCGGACAAGGCCGGGCCCTGGTCGCAAAACCTGGTCGCCGCGGCCGACTTCGTGAAGAAACACGGCGGCAAGGTGGTCGCGCTCGTGGGTTACGACGGCGGCGCGCTGCGGCAGATGGCCGACGCCTCCATCCTCGTCCCCCGGACCTCGGGCGGGCACACGTCGACGCCGCACGTGGAGGGTTTTCATGAAGTCTACCATCACCTGATCTGCGAGCGGCTGCGGCAGATGGTGGCCGAGGCATGAACGGACGGGCGCGGGCCGGCGTGATCCTCGACCGCGACGGGACGCTCATCGATTTCGTCCGCGACCCCGAGCTCGGCGCCGTGGTGAGCGCCTTCCACCCGGATCACGTGCGCCTCTTGCCCGGCGTCGCCAGGGGGCTCGCCCTCCTGCAAGACGCCGGCTTCGCCCTCGCGATCGCGACGAACCAGCCAGGCGCGGCGAAGGGCCAGATCCCGGAGAGCGCCATCACCCGGACGAACCAGGCGCTCGTCGACGCGCTCGCGGCCGAGGGCATCCGCATCGAAGCCGTCCGCGCCTGCCTGCACCACCCGGAGGGCGGGCCGGGCGGTGATCCGGCGCTCGCCACGGACTGCACGTGCCGCAAGCCAAAGCCGGGGATGCTGCTGTCGATCGTGGAGGAGCTCGGGCTCGATCCTTCACGCTCGTGGATGGTCGGCGACGCGGCCGTGGATGTGCTGGCCGCGCGCGCGGCGGGCCTCCGCGCGGGGCTCGTCTTCGAGTGGGGGCGCTGCGAGATGTGCCCGGTTCGAGGGGGCTTCGACGAGATCCCGATGATCCGACCGGACGCGTCGGCGAGCCGCTTCGACGAGCTCGCCCGGCGGATCCGAGATTCTCTAGCCATGGCGCCGGCCTGATCTATGCTCCGCCGCCCCCCGGCCTTGCCGGCGGCGTTGCTCGGAGTCGACATGCTCTTTCTCGACAGCTCGGATCCCAAGGAGATCAAGGACATCTTCGCCTGGGGGGTGATCGCGGGGGTCACGACGAACCCGCTCATCCTCGCGCGCGAGGCGGGCGCGGTGGACCTCGAAGAGCGCATCCGCGCCGTCGTCGCCGCCTCGAAGGGCCCGGTCTCCGTGGAGCTCGTGAGCGAGTCCGAGGGCGCGATGATGGAGGAGGCGCGGCTCTACCACGCGTGGGCGCCGACGCGGATCGTGATCAAGGTGCCGTTCGGCGAGGCGGGGCTACGCGTGACGCACGCGCTCGCGTCGCAGGGCATCGAGACGAACGTGACGTGTATCATGAGCTTCAACCAGGCCTACCTGGCGGCGCTCGCGGGCGGGACGTACGTGTCGATCTTCAGCGGCCGGGTGCGGGACATGGGCTACGACGTGCGGCCGGTCATCGCCGAGACGCGGGCGCAGCTCGAGCGGGAGAAGCTCGCGGCGAAGATCATCGTGGGGTCGATCCGGCACATCCTCGACGTGAACGAGGCGCTCGCCCACGGGGCGCACGTGGTGACGGTGCCGCCGGCCATCCTGCGGAAGATGCTGCACAACCCGAAGACCGACGAGACGATCCGCGAGTTCAACGCGGCCTGGGCG is from Polyangium spumosum and encodes:
- a CDS encoding D-sedoheptulose-7-phosphate isomerase yields the protein MPSTHDFVDTYLRETAEIALGTSREDLTAVIEVLFEAWRNDHTIYTCGNGGSAANASHLACDISKFTWAEGKKRFKCRSLCDNAALISALTNDVGFNRIFLEQLDGSMAPGDVLVCLSVHGGSGADKAGPWSQNLVAAADFVKKHGGKVVALVGYDGGALRQMADASILVPRTSGGHTSTPHVEGFHEVYHHLICERLRQMVAEA
- a CDS encoding transaldolase family protein, which codes for MLFLDSSDPKEIKDIFAWGVIAGVTTNPLILAREAGAVDLEERIRAVVAASKGPVSVELVSESEGAMMEEARLYHAWAPTRIVIKVPFGEAGLRVTHALASQGIETNVTCIMSFNQAYLAALAGGTYVSIFSGRVRDMGYDVRPVIAETRAQLEREKLAAKIIVGSIRHILDVNEALAHGAHVVTVPPAILRKMLHNPKTDETIREFNAAWASRAK
- a CDS encoding PAS domain-containing protein, with translation MADEAGPDRPSGLRLGAFLRSSGERIVQEWSSRVRALPIARALPELALRDHIPDILDGLARTLEGEGSAVHLRAPDLHALARLEVGFDLQEVVTEYGVLRRCVLDIWSRESGELTPVRDVLAFDQAIDAAIGAAVATYTATRERTLRALDAVSNAALNSEGLHNFLQSFLVGLRETSPIVDSASMYVVEEEELVVRAAVGPAQEESLGARIRLGECLAGRAALAAAPLESVDTREDPRITSAGINKERLRSAYAVPLLIESRVAAVIVVGSEKVRALSDEDRLLVRTLAARAAAILALERSRDETHKALAMLSSFTESSPLGLAFVDTELRYVLVNTALAELHGRRRGEFPGKPIRAFVDPAQLEEVERVLRRVLETGEPVVGREFTMELPPGSGRMLHRLVRYFPVRGADGAIWGVGVVGEDITERRSAEEALRRSRAALSESEQRLRLVVDSLPDLINIVGADERYRLTNKAYEAWFGVPPESLAGKRIVEVIGEENYRTAKPLFERVMRGETVRHEHPFVFRGGRRGFVEVTFVPQVTAAGRVIGFVSLVSDITERKRREAEDLRRLEFEQQLIGIVSHDLRNPLSAITLAATVLLRREDLDERATKTAARILASAERASRLIRDLLDFTSARLGRGIPISPREVELHSFVAGVLEEVRLVYPDREFPSQQAGDGRGAFDTDRIAQVITNITSNAVQYSPPGTPITVKTEGRAEELAVSVHNEGPAIPDEIRPHLFAPMHRGVLPGDSRARSVGLGLYIVKSIVEAHGGRIEVRSTNEEGTTFTVLLPRQARKRGG
- a CDS encoding D-glycero-alpha-D-manno-heptose-1,7-bisphosphate 7-phosphatase is translated as MNGRARAGVILDRDGTLIDFVRDPELGAVVSAFHPDHVRLLPGVARGLALLQDAGFALAIATNQPGAAKGQIPESAITRTNQALVDALAAEGIRIEAVRACLHHPEGGPGGDPALATDCTCRKPKPGMLLSIVEELGLDPSRSWMVGDAAVDVLAARAAGLRAGLVFEWGRCEMCPVRGGFDEIPMIRPDASASRFDELARRIRDSLAMAPA
- a CDS encoding potassium transporter Kup → MTDETGRAAQPGAPAAHGPRAALLLGALGVVFGDIGTSPLYAIKECFSPAASHRVAPTPENILGILSLVFWTLLMVVSVKYLGFILKADNQGSGGTMALLALVPPRRGPGTGPLVLLVLLGASLLYGEGVITPAISVLSAMEGLEVAYHPLKPLIVPLTVVILIGLFLVQKRGTGNIGNVFGIVTLLWFLTIATLGARWILVNRSVLAAVDPRYGLHFFLEHRGHGFLLLGAVVLCITGCEALYADMGHFGRAPIRRVWFVVVWPALLLNYFGQGAFLLQHPEGATNPFYALAPSWALYPTIAIATAATIVASQALISGAFSLTQQAVQLGYFPRVTIVHTSKHTEGQIYIPEINRALLVACVLLVLLFRTSSALAAAYGIAVTATMTITTVVYFVVVTQRWGWPLWKALPPVLTFLVIDLSFFTANAAKFFHGGWFPVVLAVGIFTVMTTWKTGRRFLGEAFKADLSPLDQFLEDVANQKPFRVKGTAVFMASNPHGTPPVLLHHFKHNQVLHEQVVLLSITSERVPEIPPEERVSIIDKGNGFYRVRARYGFMQSPHVPSVLLACKAHGLVIDLKRTSYYLGRETLLPTGRSKMMRWRKGLFAFISRNARPATAYFGLPPGRVVEFGMQINL